From Corynebacterium frankenforstense DSM 45800, the proteins below share one genomic window:
- a CDS encoding alkaline phosphatase D family protein gives MTPTPEALPGSGVGDPVTVEWTVARDEELSDVVATGTAETSAAIDHTVHVDATGLEPDTVYFYGFRVADGEHAGKTSPVGRTWTAPAAGTKTERLNAVVASCANWESGFFSAYRDISARARAGEIDLVIFLGDYIYEYGRGEYVGKRGAVRNHEPAHEILDLADYRIRYGTYRTDADLQAAHGACPWVVVWDDHEVANNAWRDGAENHTEGAEGRWVARQQAAMQAYYEWLPIRATSPSAGGKLYRKLAFGDLVDLTMMDLRTYRDEEQSFGDWISGDLNETMMGSEQFGWVAEQARGSKARWLVMGNSIMFSPMTLLGLRDNPDTSSVADFLSGRTGDGLPLNGDQWDGYSAERDRLLDVLDGIDPNILFVTGDIHSEWAHSVRHDGHEIGAELICSSISAPNVDEMLKLPVDNALSHAAESVLRHENPHIQHVDLDAHGYALAEITPDHVDMSWMRVADLNSPDSAVDEALRMRFTPGHGWS, from the coding sequence GTGACCCCGACCCCGGAGGCCCTGCCCGGCTCCGGCGTGGGCGACCCGGTCACCGTCGAGTGGACCGTGGCCCGCGACGAGGAGCTCTCCGACGTCGTCGCCACCGGCACCGCGGAGACCTCGGCGGCCATCGACCACACCGTCCACGTCGACGCCACCGGGCTGGAGCCGGACACGGTCTACTTCTACGGCTTCCGGGTCGCCGACGGCGAGCACGCCGGCAAGACCAGCCCCGTCGGGCGCACCTGGACCGCCCCGGCCGCCGGGACGAAGACCGAGCGGCTCAACGCCGTGGTCGCCTCCTGCGCGAACTGGGAGTCGGGCTTCTTCAGCGCCTACCGCGACATCTCCGCCCGGGCGCGCGCCGGTGAGATCGACCTGGTCATCTTCCTGGGCGACTACATCTACGAGTACGGCCGCGGCGAGTACGTGGGCAAGCGCGGCGCGGTGCGCAACCACGAGCCGGCCCACGAGATCCTCGACCTGGCCGACTACCGCATCCGCTACGGCACCTACCGCACCGACGCCGACCTCCAGGCCGCGCACGGCGCCTGCCCGTGGGTCGTCGTCTGGGACGACCACGAGGTGGCCAACAACGCCTGGCGCGACGGCGCGGAGAACCACACCGAGGGCGCCGAGGGCCGCTGGGTCGCGCGTCAGCAGGCCGCGATGCAGGCCTACTACGAGTGGCTGCCGATCCGCGCGACGAGCCCGTCCGCCGGCGGCAAGCTCTACCGCAAGCTCGCCTTCGGCGACCTGGTGGACCTGACGATGATGGATCTGCGCACCTACCGCGACGAGGAGCAGAGCTTCGGCGACTGGATCTCCGGCGACCTCAACGAGACGATGATGGGCTCCGAGCAGTTCGGCTGGGTCGCCGAGCAGGCCCGCGGCTCGAAGGCGCGGTGGCTGGTGATGGGCAACTCCATCATGTTCAGCCCGATGACGCTGCTGGGGCTGCGCGACAACCCGGACACCTCCTCGGTGGCGGACTTCCTCTCGGGCCGGACCGGGGACGGCCTGCCGCTCAACGGCGACCAGTGGGACGGCTACTCGGCCGAGCGCGACCGGCTGCTCGACGTGCTCGACGGCATCGACCCCAACATCCTGTTCGTCACCGGCGACATCCACTCCGAGTGGGCCCACTCCGTGCGCCACGACGGCCACGAGATCGGCGCGGAGCTGATCTGCTCGTCGATCTCGGCGCCCAACGTCGACGAGATGCTCAAGCTGCCGGTGGACAACGCGCTGTCCCACGCGGCCGAGTCCGTGCTGCGCCACGAGAACCCGCACATCCAGCACGTCGACCTCGACGCGCACGGCTACGCGCTGGCGGAGATCACCCCGGACCACGTCGACATGTCCTGGATGCGCGTGGCCGACCTCAACTCCCCCGACTCGGCCGTCGACGAGGCGCTGCGCATGCGCTTCACCCCCGGTCACGGCTGGTCCTGA
- a CDS encoding SGNH/GDSL hydrolase family protein: MRKTVDQKKRRGGMRRAFAATAAGLMAAAGALAAAPTASAAPGGVGYVAFGDSYAANPTIGEQLAGFTQPDRCGQGADAYPVRLGNKLGMSTANAACNGVSINGMAGPGLGFTADRAAARGQLGDNTRLVTITVGGAEGWNLALADRRDFGVTNGGDFLNYQEFVNRMRGPLNTIRHHAPNARTLFVGYPAVGNDRGEVCLINADVPPELGTPNIAAPVPTNATGFLNKLDNIARDAAGELGYEYVETRRAGTDTCAPTPNRWVHGVLDSQMQQMTFHPSDNGNEAIAQITADHVR; the protein is encoded by the coding sequence ATGCGAAAGACCGTTGACCAGAAGAAGCGCCGTGGCGGCATGCGCCGCGCGTTCGCCGCGACCGCGGCGGGCCTGATGGCGGCCGCCGGGGCCCTGGCGGCCGCGCCGACGGCCTCCGCGGCCCCGGGCGGCGTGGGCTACGTCGCTTTCGGCGACTCCTACGCGGCCAACCCGACCATCGGCGAGCAGCTCGCCGGCTTCACGCAGCCCGACCGCTGCGGCCAGGGCGCCGACGCCTACCCGGTGCGCCTCGGTAACAAGCTCGGTATGAGCACCGCCAACGCGGCCTGCAACGGCGTGAGCATCAACGGCATGGCCGGCCCCGGTCTGGGCTTCACCGCCGACCGCGCCGCCGCCCGCGGCCAGCTCGGCGACAACACCCGCCTGGTCACCATCACCGTCGGCGGCGCCGAGGGCTGGAACCTGGCGCTGGCGGACCGCCGCGACTTCGGCGTCACCAACGGCGGGGACTTCCTGAACTACCAGGAGTTCGTCAACCGCATGCGCGGGCCGCTGAACACGATCCGCCACCACGCCCCGAACGCGCGGACCCTCTTCGTCGGCTACCCGGCCGTGGGCAACGACCGCGGCGAGGTCTGCCTGATCAACGCCGACGTCCCGCCGGAGCTGGGCACCCCGAACATCGCCGCGCCCGTGCCCACCAACGCCACCGGCTTCCTCAACAAGCTGGACAACATCGCCCGCGACGCCGCCGGCGAGCTGGGCTACGAGTACGTCGAGACCCGTCGCGCCGGCACCGACACCTGCGCGCCCACGCCCAACCGCTGGGTCCACGGTGTGCTCGACAGTCAGATGCAGCAGATGACGTTCCACCCGTCCGACAACGGCAACGAGGCGATCGCCCAGATCACCGCGGACCACGTCCGCTAG
- a CDS encoding ribonuclease domain-containing protein: protein MSRRSSTGWLAGAAGLAVAVAAAWFGIDLGSGDGAQPASTTAAGHGGGAATATPRATGTDGTSAMETCPLDTLPDEAADTVADVRAGGPFEHPDNDGTRFGNYEGRLPDQDRDHYREYTVDTPGLDHRGARRIVTGGDPAEDPETWYYTADHYESFCEIPDA from the coding sequence ATGTCTCGACGTTCCTCGACCGGCTGGCTGGCCGGTGCCGCCGGCCTCGCCGTCGCCGTCGCGGCCGCCTGGTTCGGCATCGACCTGGGCTCCGGCGACGGCGCACAGCCCGCCTCCACCACCGCCGCCGGCCACGGCGGCGGCGCAGCCACGGCGACTCCGCGCGCCACGGGGACCGACGGGACGTCGGCAATGGAGACCTGCCCCCTGGACACCCTGCCGGACGAGGCCGCGGACACCGTCGCCGACGTGCGCGCCGGCGGCCCGTTCGAGCACCCGGACAACGACGGCACGCGCTTCGGCAACTACGAGGGGCGACTTCCGGATCAGGACCGCGACCACTACCGTGAGTACACCGTGGACACGCCGGGGCTCGACCACCGGGGCGCGCGCCGGATCGTCACCGGCGGCGACCCCGCCGAGGACCCGGAGACCTGGTACTACACCGCCGACCACTACGAATCCTTCTGCGAGATCCCGGACGCCTGA
- a CDS encoding TPM domain-containing protein encodes MTKPRVILAALGAAALVPLADVALLPVAFAATDASVAVSQGPQSYSQSVVDEAGVLSDDEVADLNKQVAQYQVDHQRSLMVVFVPDFGGLGPEEYARDTVQANGGNNLAVMVVAPELRQYFVQGGVDWTQSEIDDLDKAVRPHLSDGDWNGAAQAFIDAAVSSGQISGESVAWLGGAAVAAAGAGGGLWAWSRRKRTRDEADRLESARRIDPTDTGSLARLPLETLEQLAHEAVVATDESLRRAEEELRLARAEFGEQRARPFAEAAAHARRAMDSAYATQDRLGAAAGSDAERRQLLAGVVADCSTAQDALDAQAKDFADNREMLLTAENHIAELTRRTVDVRARIPEARSRLEALRQNHSEEALSSVADNPELAEAGVDEAEKRLDQARELADRPAGRQGGAVAAMRDSEHAVEVAERMLDAVEHAEDNLATARTQLPALYDEIDGEIAQARELAARGRASGAPGDWDGLEALAGEADSALAAGRERGQADPLGAFTDLTELDGRLDDALERAGEATAGHERLLRVYRQQLDAARAAVQSADDLIASRGPIVGSRARGELAGAAQLLQRAEAAGEPRQGADLAGQAARRAQQAARLAKNDYDDYQRRQRRNQSGGSGGAFLAGMLVNGILSSGGRGGFGGGFGGRGGFGGGGFGGGGGGFGGFGGGAGGRF; translated from the coding sequence ATGACGAAACCGCGCGTGATCCTCGCCGCCCTCGGCGCCGCCGCCCTTGTCCCGCTTGCCGACGTCGCGCTGCTCCCCGTCGCGTTCGCCGCGACCGATGCGTCGGTCGCCGTCTCCCAGGGGCCGCAGTCCTACAGCCAGAGCGTGGTCGACGAGGCCGGGGTGCTCAGCGACGACGAGGTCGCCGACCTGAACAAGCAGGTCGCCCAGTACCAGGTGGACCACCAGCGCTCGCTGATGGTCGTCTTCGTGCCGGACTTCGGTGGGCTGGGCCCCGAGGAGTACGCCCGCGACACCGTCCAGGCCAACGGCGGCAACAACCTGGCGGTCATGGTGGTCGCCCCGGAGCTGCGCCAGTACTTCGTGCAGGGCGGGGTGGACTGGACGCAGTCCGAGATCGACGACCTGGACAAGGCCGTGCGCCCCCACCTCTCCGACGGCGACTGGAACGGCGCCGCGCAGGCCTTCATCGACGCGGCGGTCAGCTCCGGGCAGATCTCCGGCGAGTCCGTCGCCTGGCTGGGCGGCGCCGCCGTGGCCGCCGCGGGCGCCGGCGGCGGCTTGTGGGCCTGGTCGCGGCGCAAGCGCACCCGCGACGAGGCGGACCGCCTCGAGAGCGCCCGGCGCATCGACCCGACCGACACCGGCTCGCTGGCCCGCCTGCCGCTGGAGACGCTCGAGCAGCTGGCCCACGAGGCCGTCGTGGCCACCGACGAGTCGCTGCGGCGCGCCGAGGAGGAGCTGCGCCTGGCCCGCGCCGAGTTCGGCGAGCAGCGCGCCCGGCCCTTCGCCGAGGCCGCCGCGCACGCCCGGCGGGCGATGGACTCCGCCTACGCCACCCAGGACCGCCTCGGGGCGGCCGCGGGCTCGGACGCCGAGCGCCGCCAGCTCCTGGCCGGGGTGGTCGCGGACTGCTCCACGGCGCAGGACGCCCTCGACGCGCAGGCGAAGGACTTCGCGGACAACCGTGAGATGCTGCTGACCGCCGAGAACCACATCGCGGAGCTGACCCGGCGCACCGTCGACGTACGCGCCCGCATCCCGGAGGCCCGTAGCCGCCTCGAGGCGCTGCGGCAGAACCACTCCGAGGAGGCGCTCAGCTCGGTCGCCGACAACCCGGAGCTGGCCGAGGCCGGCGTGGACGAGGCCGAGAAGCGCCTCGACCAGGCCCGCGAGCTGGCCGACCGGCCCGCCGGCCGGCAGGGCGGCGCCGTGGCCGCGATGCGCGACTCCGAGCACGCCGTGGAGGTCGCCGAGCGGATGCTCGACGCCGTCGAGCACGCCGAGGACAACCTGGCCACCGCGCGCACCCAGCTGCCGGCCCTCTACGACGAGATCGACGGCGAGATCGCCCAGGCCCGCGAGCTGGCCGCCCGCGGCCGGGCCAGTGGCGCTCCGGGCGACTGGGACGGCCTCGAGGCGCTGGCCGGGGAGGCCGACTCGGCGCTGGCGGCCGGGCGCGAGCGCGGGCAGGCCGATCCCCTGGGGGCCTTCACCGACCTGACCGAGCTCGACGGGCGCCTCGACGACGCCCTCGAGCGCGCCGGCGAGGCCACCGCCGGGCACGAGCGGCTGCTGCGCGTCTACCGCCAGCAGCTCGACGCCGCGCGGGCCGCGGTGCAGTCGGCCGACGACCTGATCGCCTCGCGCGGGCCGATCGTGGGCTCCAGGGCCCGCGGCGAGCTGGCCGGGGCCGCCCAGCTGCTGCAGCGCGCCGAGGCCGCGGGCGAGCCGCGCCAGGGCGCAGACCTGGCCGGGCAGGCCGCCCGGCGCGCCCAGCAGGCCGCCCGACTGGCCAAGAACGACTACGACGACTACCAGCGTCGCCAGCGGCGCAACCAGTCCGGCGGCTCCGGCGGGGCCTTTTTGGCGGGCATGCTCGTCAACGGGATCCTCTCCTCCGGCGGCCGCGGCGGGTTCGGCGGCGGCTTCGGCGGCCGCGGCGGCTTCGGGGGCGGTGGCTTCGGCGGCGGGGGCGGCGGTTTCGGCGGCTTCGGCGGTGGCGCCGGCGGGCGCTTCTAG
- a CDS encoding alkaline phosphatase D family protein produces MSHAPRPLPRRRFLQSAAITGTGIACALGAGKMAVEADAVRGGASPRPLEVDIPADVPFAHGVASGDPLADSVILWTRVTPSVEALPGSGVGVPVTVAWQVSEDEDFTRVVAAGTAHTSAAVDHTVHVDARGLAPARVYYYRFIIDDGAFAGAVSPTGRTWTAPSPGAPLDSLRLAVASCANWESGFFSAYRDMAERARGGEIDVVVFLGDYIYEFARGDYPGKTGVTRHHEPAEELTDLTAYRIRHGHYRTDPDLRAAHAACPWVVVWDDHELANDAWRDGADAHHEGAHGPWPERRDAAMQAYFEWLPIRATSPSREGHLYRSLTFGDLVELTMMDLRTYRDQPPGYRGLAAAREEATMLGAEQFDWVRGVLDRSHTRWNVMGNSVMIAPLDLAEVRRDDATAVVAEFLGARSAAGVPMNLDQWDGYAAERDRLLRELAEDHTPVLFLTGDIHSEWANSITCEGREIGAELVCSSVSAPNVDDKLRMPAHSPFSRAAEARLRAANPDVRHVDLDSHGYAVATITPEAVAMTWLRVDNVEAPGSPVNPGMSLTWRPDLGFLPGMTPQ; encoded by the coding sequence GTGAGCCACGCACCGCGCCCGCTGCCCCGCCGCCGCTTCCTGCAGTCGGCGGCGATCACGGGCACCGGCATCGCCTGTGCGCTGGGCGCGGGGAAGATGGCCGTCGAAGCCGACGCGGTCCGCGGCGGGGCGAGCCCGCGCCCGCTCGAGGTCGACATCCCCGCCGACGTCCCCTTCGCCCACGGCGTGGCCTCGGGCGACCCGCTGGCGGACTCGGTCATTCTCTGGACCCGGGTCACCCCCTCCGTCGAGGCCCTGCCCGGCTCCGGGGTCGGCGTCCCGGTCACCGTCGCCTGGCAGGTCTCCGAGGACGAGGACTTCACCCGCGTCGTCGCCGCCGGCACCGCGCACACCTCGGCCGCCGTCGACCACACCGTCCACGTCGACGCGCGGGGCCTGGCCCCGGCGCGCGTGTACTACTACCGCTTCATCATCGACGACGGCGCGTTCGCCGGCGCGGTCAGCCCGACGGGACGTACGTGGACCGCGCCGTCCCCCGGCGCGCCGCTCGACTCGCTGCGCCTGGCGGTGGCCTCCTGCGCGAACTGGGAGTCCGGCTTCTTCAGCGCCTACCGCGACATGGCCGAGCGGGCGCGCGGGGGCGAGATCGACGTGGTGGTCTTCCTCGGCGACTACATCTACGAGTTCGCCCGCGGCGACTACCCGGGCAAGACGGGGGTGACCCGGCACCACGAGCCGGCCGAGGAGCTGACGGACCTCACCGCCTACCGCATCCGGCACGGCCACTACCGCACGGACCCGGACCTGCGCGCCGCGCACGCGGCCTGCCCGTGGGTGGTGGTCTGGGACGACCACGAGCTGGCCAACGACGCCTGGCGCGACGGCGCGGACGCGCACCACGAGGGGGCGCACGGGCCGTGGCCCGAGCGTCGGGACGCTGCGATGCAGGCCTACTTCGAGTGGCTGCCCATCCGGGCGACCAGCCCCTCGCGGGAGGGCCACCTCTACCGCAGCCTGACCTTCGGCGACCTGGTCGAGCTGACGATGATGGACCTGCGCACCTACCGCGACCAGCCGCCCGGCTACCGGGGTCTGGCGGCCGCCCGCGAGGAGGCCACGATGCTCGGCGCCGAGCAGTTCGACTGGGTGCGCGGGGTGCTGGACCGTTCGCACACGCGCTGGAACGTCATGGGCAACTCGGTGATGATCGCCCCGCTCGACCTGGCGGAGGTGCGCCGCGACGACGCGACGGCCGTGGTCGCGGAGTTCCTCGGGGCCCGCTCGGCCGCGGGTGTGCCGATGAACCTGGACCAGTGGGACGGCTACGCCGCCGAGCGCGACCGTCTGCTGCGCGAGCTGGCCGAGGACCACACCCCGGTGCTCTTCCTGACCGGCGACATCCACTCTGAGTGGGCGAACTCGATCACCTGCGAGGGCCGGGAGATCGGCGCCGAGCTGGTCTGCTCCTCCGTCTCCGCGCCCAACGTCGACGACAAGCTGCGCATGCCGGCGCACTCTCCGTTCTCGCGCGCGGCCGAGGCCCGGCTGCGCGCAGCGAACCCCGACGTGCGCCACGTCGACCTCGACTCCCACGGCTACGCGGTCGCCACGATCACCCCGGAGGCCGTGGCGATGACCTGGCTGCGCGTCGACAACGTGGAGGCCCCGGGCTCCCCGGTCAACCCCGGGATGTCCCTGACTTGGCGTCCTGACCTTGGTTTTCTACCGGGAATGACCCCGCAGTGA
- a CDS encoding excalibur calcium-binding domain-containing protein, which translates to MQTNWHTPLWKKLLAAAALAFGTFTIIDSVHMQWLPNFFVGLTLVLPGAWFTIHELRSRRAAAVGAPQLKRHWGLVTLSSFALFAVAVALVPDDVGTEYTADETSTSPSATATSSTEATTITTEPTTSEESETPEPTAETAVEEPTDNVVRAGFADLGDADAPDPAYVAPEPAYEPPAPAYEAPAPAAVGGFANCSEARAAGYSNILAGSPQYASKLDRDGDGVACES; encoded by the coding sequence GTGCAAACCAACTGGCACACCCCCCTGTGGAAGAAACTCCTGGCCGCCGCGGCGCTGGCCTTCGGCACCTTCACCATCATCGACAGTGTGCACATGCAGTGGCTGCCGAACTTTTTCGTTGGACTCACACTCGTACTGCCCGGCGCATGGTTCACGATCCACGAGTTGCGGTCCCGGCGCGCCGCCGCAGTCGGAGCCCCGCAGCTGAAACGACACTGGGGACTTGTCACCCTGTCCAGCTTCGCGCTGTTCGCCGTGGCCGTTGCCCTCGTCCCCGATGATGTAGGCACGGAATACACGGCGGACGAGACTTCGACCTCGCCCTCGGCGACCGCCACTTCGTCCACCGAAGCCACCACGATCACCACCGAGCCCACCACCTCGGAGGAGTCGGAGACCCCCGAGCCCACGGCCGAGACCGCCGTCGAGGAGCCCACCGACAACGTCGTCCGCGCCGGTTTCGCGGACCTCGGCGACGCCGACGCGCCCGATCCCGCCTACGTGGCACCCGAGCCGGCCTACGAACCGCCCGCACCCGCCTACGAGGCTCCGGCCCCCGCCGCGGTCGGCGGCTTCGCCAACTGCTCCGAGGCCCGCGCGGCCGGCTACTCCAACATTCTCGCCGGCAGTCCCCAGTACGCGAGCAAGCTCGACCGCGACGGCGACGGCGTCGCCTGCGAGAGCTAG
- the dnaG gene encoding DNA primase, giving the protein MGKGRIPERDIQAIRERTPIEEIVGEYVQLKPGGTDSLKGLSPFKDERTPSFHVRPNRGYYHCFSTGKGGDVFSFLMEMEHLTFPEAVEVCAEKIGYQINYEGGSPGRREEPGTRQRLIAANKAAHQFYRERLETPEAAPGREFLLGRGFSREHIYGFECGYAPGGWDTLTKELLRRGFDYKTLEAAGLSKMGRRGPIDAFSRRLLWPIKNMSGDVIGFGARKLFDDDRMGKYMNTQNTLLYDKSKVLFGLDQAKKSIAAGHQAVVVEGYTDVMAMHAAGVNTAVAACGTAFGEEHLRILRRLMLDDSYFRGELIYTFDGDEAGQKAAMRAFAGDQKFTGQSFVAVAPDGMDPCDLRLAKGNSAVRDLIADRVPMFEFVVRSLLSQYSLDTVEGRLQALRRTVPVVAGIRDRALQTEYARQLAGWVGWSDTDDVLAQVRAEARRPKQQEQPHRARRFENQEPQAVPQVPEVPAPNPRDPVLWPERESLKLALQYPELAGAYFDGLDPETFRHPAYKMVREAVREAGGCEHGAAGVDWIAAVADRMTDLGGRSLVSELAVEDIHVDPEELAHYADAVLSRLQEVRVGNEIAQLKGELQRMRPSDDEVTYNSMFADLVALEQARRDLNDRAFRTTGPFDR; this is encoded by the coding sequence ATGGGTAAGGGACGGATACCGGAGCGCGACATCCAGGCGATCCGGGAGCGTACCCCCATCGAGGAGATCGTGGGGGAGTACGTGCAGCTCAAGCCGGGGGGAACGGACTCGCTGAAGGGACTGAGCCCCTTCAAGGACGAGCGCACCCCGTCCTTCCACGTGCGCCCCAACCGCGGCTACTACCACTGCTTCTCCACGGGCAAGGGCGGTGACGTCTTCTCCTTCCTGATGGAGATGGAGCACCTGACCTTCCCCGAGGCGGTCGAGGTGTGCGCGGAGAAGATCGGCTACCAGATCAACTACGAGGGCGGCTCGCCCGGCCGCCGCGAGGAGCCGGGCACCCGCCAGCGCCTCATCGCCGCGAACAAGGCGGCCCACCAGTTCTACCGGGAGCGCCTGGAGACCCCGGAGGCCGCGCCGGGCCGGGAGTTCCTGCTGGGCCGAGGCTTCTCGCGCGAGCACATCTACGGCTTCGAGTGCGGCTACGCGCCGGGCGGCTGGGACACGCTGACCAAGGAACTGCTGCGCCGCGGCTTCGACTACAAGACGCTCGAGGCGGCGGGGCTGTCCAAGATGGGCCGGCGCGGGCCGATCGACGCGTTCTCGCGCCGGCTGCTGTGGCCGATCAAGAACATGTCCGGCGACGTCATCGGATTCGGGGCGCGCAAGCTCTTCGACGACGACCGCATGGGCAAGTACATGAACACCCAGAACACGCTGCTCTACGACAAGTCGAAGGTGCTCTTCGGGCTGGACCAGGCCAAGAAGTCCATCGCCGCGGGCCACCAGGCGGTGGTGGTGGAGGGCTACACGGACGTGATGGCCATGCACGCCGCCGGGGTGAACACGGCCGTGGCCGCCTGCGGCACCGCCTTCGGCGAGGAGCACCTGCGCATCCTGCGCCGGCTGATGCTGGATGACAGCTACTTCCGCGGCGAGCTGATCTACACCTTCGACGGCGACGAGGCCGGCCAGAAGGCCGCGATGCGCGCCTTCGCCGGCGACCAGAAGTTCACCGGGCAGTCCTTCGTGGCCGTCGCCCCGGACGGGATGGACCCGTGCGACCTGCGCCTGGCCAAGGGCAACTCCGCGGTGCGCGACCTGATCGCGGACCGGGTGCCCATGTTCGAGTTCGTGGTGCGCTCGCTGCTCTCCCAGTACTCGCTGGACACCGTCGAGGGCCGCCTGCAGGCCCTGCGCCGCACCGTGCCCGTGGTCGCGGGCATCCGGGACCGCGCGTTGCAGACGGAGTACGCCCGGCAGCTGGCCGGCTGGGTCGGCTGGTCCGACACCGACGACGTGCTCGCCCAGGTGCGCGCCGAAGCGCGCCGCCCCAAGCAGCAGGAGCAGCCGCACCGCGCGCGCCGCTTCGAGAACCAGGAGCCGCAGGCCGTCCCGCAGGTGCCGGAGGTCCCGGCGCCGAACCCGCGGGACCCGGTGCTGTGGCCGGAGCGCGAGTCGCTGAAGCTGGCGCTGCAGTACCCGGAGCTGGCGGGCGCCTACTTCGACGGGCTGGACCCGGAGACCTTCCGCCACCCGGCCTACAAGATGGTGCGCGAGGCCGTCCGCGAGGCCGGCGGCTGCGAGCACGGCGCGGCCGGGGTGGACTGGATCGCCGCGGTGGCCGACCGGATGACGGATCTGGGCGGGCGCTCGCTGGTCTCCGAGCTGGCGGTGGAGGACATCCACGTCGACCCGGAGGAGCTGGCCCACTACGCGGACGCGGTGCTCTCGCGGCTGCAGGAGGTGCGCGTGGGCAACGAGATCGCGCAGCTGAAGGGGGAGCTGCAGCGGATGCGGCCCAGCGACGACGAAGTGACCTACAACTCGATGTTCGCGGACCTGGTGGCCCTGGAGCAGGCGCGCCGGGACCTCAACGACCGGGCGTTCCGCACCACCGGGCCGTTCGACCGGTGA
- a CDS encoding deoxyguanosinetriphosphate triphosphohydrolase, which translates to MYTYSSADTERRLAEGPKGSRIAATETDHRSAFSRDRARVLHSAALRRLADKTQVVGPRDGDTPRTRLTHSLEVAQIARGIGSGLGMDPDLSELAGLTHDIGHPPYGHNGERALDEVAADCGGFEGNAQTLRILTRLEPKAVDGETSYGLNLTRAALDAACKYPYTRTAADGSHRRKYGCYDEDAAILAWIREGNPGTDKSLEAQAMDWADDIAYSVHDVEDGIVSGRISLAVLWDLVELAELAEAGARAFGGDPEELVAAADHLRQLDVVNDAAEFTGNLRSFARLKKMTSELVGRYVGATVQASLDEAAAEAGKLGRHHGRLVVPAQARAEVTLLKTIAVLYVMDQHSHIARQDRQRERIFRVFDYLSAGAPGALDPMFADWWRQADSEAGRQRVVVDQIASLTESRLERMARETADLSVFMG; encoded by the coding sequence GTGTACACCTACTCGTCCGCCGACACCGAACGTCGCCTGGCCGAGGGGCCGAAGGGCAGCCGGATCGCCGCGACCGAGACCGACCACCGCAGCGCCTTCTCCCGCGACCGCGCGCGCGTGCTGCACTCCGCCGCGCTGCGCCGGCTGGCCGACAAGACCCAGGTCGTCGGCCCCCGCGACGGCGACACCCCGCGCACGCGTCTGACGCACTCGCTCGAGGTCGCCCAGATCGCCCGCGGCATCGGCTCCGGGCTGGGCATGGACCCGGACCTCTCGGAGCTGGCGGGGCTGACCCACGACATCGGGCACCCGCCCTACGGCCACAACGGCGAGCGCGCCCTCGACGAGGTCGCCGCGGACTGCGGCGGCTTCGAGGGCAACGCACAGACGCTGCGCATCCTCACCCGGCTCGAGCCCAAGGCGGTCGACGGGGAGACCAGCTACGGGCTCAACCTCACCCGCGCCGCCCTCGACGCCGCGTGCAAGTACCCCTACACCCGCACCGCAGCCGACGGCAGCCACCGCCGCAAGTACGGCTGCTACGACGAGGACGCCGCGATCCTGGCCTGGATCCGGGAGGGCAACCCGGGCACGGACAAGTCGCTCGAGGCGCAGGCGATGGACTGGGCCGACGACATCGCCTACTCCGTCCACGACGTCGAGGACGGCATCGTCTCCGGGCGCATCTCACTGGCGGTGCTCTGGGACCTCGTCGAGCTCGCGGAGCTGGCCGAGGCCGGCGCGCGGGCCTTCGGCGGCGACCCCGAGGAACTCGTCGCCGCCGCGGACCACCTGCGCCAGCTCGACGTGGTCAACGACGCCGCCGAGTTCACCGGCAACCTGCGCTCCTTCGCGCGCCTGAAGAAGATGACCAGCGAGCTGGTGGGCCGCTACGTCGGCGCCACGGTGCAGGCCAGCCTCGACGAGGCGGCCGCGGAGGCCGGGAAGCTGGGCCGCCACCACGGCCGGCTCGTCGTGCCCGCGCAGGCGCGCGCGGAGGTCACGCTGCTCAAGACGATCGCCGTGCTCTACGTGATGGACCAGCACTCCCACATCGCGCGCCAGGACCGGCAGCGCGAGCGCATCTTCCGCGTCTTCGACTACCTGAGCGCGGGCGCGCCGGGTGCGCTGGACCCGATGTTCGCCGACTGGTGGCGCCAGGCCGACTCGGAGGCCGGCCGCCAGCGCGTGGTCGTCGACCAGATCGCCTCGCTGACGGAGTCGCGGCTGGAGCGCATGGCCCGCGAGACCGCGGACCTCTCCGTGTTCATGGGCTAG
- a CDS encoding twin-arginine translocation signal domain-containing protein → MSQYSRRKFLSASAVAAGVGVVGQATPLTPRAPAAPSTSSSVPPRSSSPPRTPASRSRSATVSPRATRPTPPSSSGRA, encoded by the coding sequence ATGTCGCAGTATTCCCGTCGTAAATTCCTGTCCGCCTCCGCCGTCGCCGCAGGTGTCGGTGTGGTCGGTCAGGCCACCCCGCTCACGCCCAGAGCTCCGGCAGCTCCGTCGACGAGTTCTTCGGTTCCTCCCAGAAGCTCGAGCCCACCGAGAACCCCGGCGTCGAGATCCCGTTCGGCCACGGTGTCGCCTCGGGCGACCCGACCGACTCCGCCGTCATCCTCTGGACGCGCGTGA